Proteins from a genomic interval of Treponema succinifaciens DSM 2489:
- a CDS encoding integrase core domain-containing protein: MAFYIGGGVSSGYVKNVAFVRPASVYNIMKEYDLVHKWAKNEGEAKKKGFDQPEAPHEQWHTDISYIKVPGVFYYFISIMDGYSRKIPDWALCENMEGINIELLVARVKEKYPEAKARIIHDNGKQFISKDFKSLVSLLELYETAARVCHPQSNGKLERFHSTLKTEHVRKTPYFSYEDAKEKMAQWIDFYNNGRLHSALLYLTPADYFEGRKESRLAERREKLHTADINRKAYWLQQQQA; the protein is encoded by the coding sequence GTGGCATTTTACATCGGGGGGGGGGTGTCAAGTGGTTATGTAAAAAATGTAGCCTTTGTCCGCCCTGCAAGCGTCTACAACATCATGAAAGAGTACGATTTGGTCCATAAATGGGCTAAGAATGAAGGAGAAGCAAAGAAAAAAGGCTTTGACCAGCCCGAGGCTCCGCATGAGCAGTGGCATACAGATATTTCATACATCAAGGTTCCTGGTGTGTTTTATTATTTTATCAGCATAATGGACGGCTACAGCCGAAAAATTCCGGACTGGGCATTATGCGAAAACATGGAGGGAATAAACATTGAGCTTCTGGTTGCAAGAGTAAAGGAAAAGTATCCGGAAGCAAAAGCACGAATCATCCACGACAACGGAAAGCAGTTCATTTCAAAAGACTTCAAATCTTTGGTTTCTCTGCTGGAACTTTACGAAACGGCAGCGAGAGTCTGTCATCCGCAGAGCAACGGCAAATTGGAAAGATTTCATTCAACGCTGAAAACTGAACATGTCCGTAAGACTCCATACTTCAGTTATGAAGATGCAAAAGAAAAGATGGCACAGTGGATTGATTTTTACAACAACGGGCGTCTTCACAGCGCACTTCTTTATCTGACTCCAGCGGATTATTTTGAAGGCAGAAAAGAATCAAGGCTTGCAGAACGAAGAGAAAAACTTCATACTGCAGATATCAACAGAAAAGCTTATTGGCTGCAACAGCAGCAGGCTTAA
- a CDS encoding formylglycine-generating enzyme family protein encodes MKSLKKCFSLAGGRKSVLSFARLLCGLVMLTVPLCTSCGQKKVDVQKVLGKENYKASELMIAVPGQNFSILATEVTQELYETVMGENPSEFKGEKNLPVENVSWVDAVAFCNELSVKEGLKPCYSYKENTNAAQWGLDNNEMSDWSENKWKKFNKNFACDTTADGYRLPTVAEWLWAAMGGQVFKCSGSDNLDEVGWYYKNSEEKTHPVVQKKPNGYGLYDMSGNVWEWCGDLDEYFWDFDPDYSNVRYNCGGWSSNAYYCEVGYEFWSDANITSNNLGFRIVRSTGK; translated from the coding sequence ATGAAGAGTTTGAAAAAATGTTTTAGTTTGGCTGGCGGCCGCAAGAGCGTGCTGTCTTTTGCAAGGCTTTTGTGCGGGCTTGTTATGCTTACAGTTCCGCTGTGCACTTCGTGCGGACAGAAAAAGGTTGACGTGCAGAAAGTTCTTGGAAAGGAAAACTACAAGGCAAGCGAACTTATGATTGCAGTTCCGGGGCAGAACTTTTCTATTCTTGCAACAGAAGTTACACAGGAGCTTTATGAGACTGTAATGGGAGAGAACCCAAGCGAGTTCAAGGGAGAAAAGAACCTTCCTGTAGAAAACGTGAGTTGGGTTGACGCTGTTGCGTTCTGCAACGAACTGAGTGTAAAAGAAGGCTTAAAGCCGTGCTACTCATACAAGGAAAACACAAACGCTGCTCAATGGGGCTTGGACAATAATGAAATGAGCGACTGGTCGGAAAACAAATGGAAAAAGTTCAACAAGAACTTTGCCTGCGATACAACAGCCGATGGCTACCGCCTGCCGACAGTGGCGGAGTGGCTGTGGGCTGCAATGGGAGGACAAGTTTTTAAATGCAGCGGAAGCGACAACCTAGATGAAGTGGGCTGGTATTATAAAAATAGCGAAGAAAAGACACATCCAGTTGTGCAGAAAAAGCCTAACGGTTACGGCTTGTATGACATGAGCGGAAACGTGTGGGAATGGTGCGGAGATTTGGACGAGTATTTCTGGGATTTCGACCCCGACTACAGCAACGTACGCTACAACTGCGGCGGCTGGAGCAGCAACGCCTACTACTGCGAGGTGGGCTACGAGTTCTGGAGCGACGCCAATATCACCAGCAACAACTTGGGCTTCCGTATTGTCCGCTCTACAGGCAAGTAA
- a CDS encoding BMP family lipoprotein, which yields MKKILTIAVSVLLIATSAFAAGKKKDSKKSNLRVGMVTDSGTIDDKSFNQGTWEGILRAQKDMGIKTKYLKPAGTTEADYLKEIGNLADAGYQMIICPGFKFETAVYAAQKKYPNVLFVLLDGKPHTADYSTFETAKNTVAVSWLEQESGFVAGVAAAVQIKEGKFGFIGGMEIPAVQKFNWGWQQGIAYANANYGTKISIDAENVVYQGTFSDVAAGQQLAASMYDKGVKVVFAAAGGVGVGVINEAKTRRSTGKDVWMVGVDVDQYNDGIYAKGKSAVLTSAQKFLDRASYDMIEAQLAGKFPGGQELELSAANDGIGIPVKNPNLSADAQKKADEVLALIKSGGIKVAASADGLIK from the coding sequence ATGAAAAAGATTCTTACAATCGCGGTGAGTGTTCTGCTTATCGCCACATCAGCGTTTGCCGCCGGAAAGAAGAAGGATTCCAAGAAGTCGAATCTCAGGGTCGGAATGGTTACGGACTCCGGAACAATCGATGACAAGTCCTTCAATCAGGGAACTTGGGAAGGAATTCTCCGCGCCCAGAAGGACATGGGCATAAAGACAAAGTACCTCAAGCCTGCCGGAACAACCGAGGCGGACTATCTCAAGGAAATCGGAAACCTTGCGGATGCCGGCTATCAGATGATTATCTGTCCGGGATTCAAATTCGAGACGGCCGTTTATGCCGCTCAGAAAAAATATCCGAACGTTCTTTTTGTTCTTCTTGACGGAAAACCTCACACTGCCGACTACAGCACTTTCGAGACTGCGAAGAACACTGTCGCCGTCTCATGGCTTGAGCAGGAGTCGGGATTTGTGGCAGGAGTTGCCGCGGCGGTTCAGATTAAGGAAGGAAAATTCGGATTCATCGGCGGAATGGAGATTCCTGCGGTTCAGAAATTCAACTGGGGATGGCAGCAGGGAATCGCCTATGCGAACGCCAACTACGGAACAAAGATTTCGATTGACGCGGAGAACGTTGTCTATCAGGGAACTTTCTCTGATGTCGCTGCGGGACAGCAGCTTGCGGCCTCAATGTACGACAAGGGCGTGAAGGTTGTGTTCGCGGCTGCAGGCGGTGTGGGAGTCGGAGTCATCAACGAGGCAAAGACACGCCGCTCAACCGGAAAGGATGTGTGGATGGTCGGAGTTGACGTTGACCAGTACAACGACGGAATCTACGCAAAGGGAAAGAGCGCGGTTCTCACTTCCGCACAGAAATTCCTTGACCGCGCGTCCTACGACATGATCGAGGCGCAGCTTGCAGGAAAATTCCCGGGCGGACAGGAGCTTGAGCTTTCCGCTGCGAACGACGGAATCGGAATTCCTGTGAAGAATCCGAACCTTTCCGCGGATGCACAGAAAAAGGCCGACGAGGTTCTTGCCCTCATAAAATCAGGCGGAATCAAAGTCGCAGCTTCCGCTGACGGACTCATAAAATAA
- a CDS encoding ATP-binding protein, with the protein MEKLIELFRKKMTGPLPVFERELERKINWNARLISVRGSRGTGKTTLFLQHIKKTFSNNLNKVLYVNLDNVYFSNNTLVELAEKFASRGGTHLFIDEVHKYENWSKEIKNLYDDFPELHIAFTGSSLLEILNGRADLSRRTLVYELTGLSFREYLSLIKAHDFPIFTLEEILKNNEQISAEIASKIKPFEFFDDYLSFGYYPYFLEGKDDYFNRLNETLNMILEVELPMLRGLEIAYIPRIKKLLAVIGESAPFIPNITQLAAKIGISRQTLLIYLKYLEDAKLINQLYKKSRGLSVLEKPEKILMENTNLIELFNGENANTGSRRETFVLNQLLHSHKVDFSEESDFFVDSKYTFEVGGKNKKRKQIQEIPDSYIIADDIEFGTDRRIPIWLLGFMY; encoded by the coding sequence ATGGAAAAACTGATAGAACTTTTCAGAAAAAAAATGACCGGTCCACTTCCGGTCTTTGAGCGCGAACTGGAAAGAAAAATAAACTGGAATGCGCGGCTTATAAGCGTGAGAGGCTCAAGAGGAACCGGAAAAACAACGCTATTCCTGCAGCACATAAAAAAAACTTTCTCCAATAATCTGAACAAAGTTCTTTACGTAAACCTTGACAACGTTTATTTTTCAAACAATACACTTGTTGAACTTGCAGAAAAATTTGCAAGTCGTGGCGGCACACACCTTTTCATTGACGAAGTGCATAAATACGAAAACTGGTCAAAAGAAATCAAAAATCTTTATGATGATTTCCCAGAGCTTCATATCGCCTTCACTGGTTCTTCCCTGCTTGAAATTCTGAACGGCAGAGCGGATTTAAGCCGAAGAACTTTAGTTTATGAGCTGACCGGGCTTTCTTTCCGCGAGTACCTTTCGCTGATAAAAGCACATGATTTTCCAATTTTTACACTCGAAGAAATATTAAAGAACAACGAGCAGATTTCCGCAGAAATCGCATCAAAAATCAAGCCGTTTGAATTCTTTGACGATTATCTGTCATTTGGATATTATCCGTATTTTTTGGAAGGAAAAGACGATTATTTTAACCGCCTGAATGAGACACTGAACATGATTCTTGAAGTTGAGCTTCCCATGCTCCGCGGTCTGGAAATCGCCTATATTCCGAGGATAAAGAAACTTTTGGCTGTCATAGGAGAATCAGCCCCGTTCATTCCAAACATAACACAGCTTGCCGCAAAAATTGGAATCTCAAGGCAGACCTTGCTCATATATTTAAAATATCTGGAAGATGCAAAACTTATAAATCAGCTTTATAAAAAATCACGCGGATTAAGCGTCCTTGAAAAACCCGAAAAGATTCTCATGGAAAACACAAATCTTATAGAACTTTTTAACGGAGAAAACGCCAATACAGGTAGCCGCCGGGAAACTTTTGTTCTAAACCAGCTCTTACATTCCCATAAAGTTGATTTTTCAGAGGAAAGCGATTTCTTTGTAGACTCAAAATACACTTTTGAAGTAGGCGGAAAGAACAAAAAGCGCAAACAAATTCAAGAAATTCCAGACTCATACATTATCGCCGACGACATAGAATTCGGCACTGACAGGCGGATTCCTATCTGGCTGCTGGGCTTTATGTACTGA
- a CDS encoding ABC transporter permease: MVIKKIFSAETKKEERKSGPFLIALSAVLLGLAVGGLLMLFIGENPFEAYAYILRGALMNRERIGNTFATATPLMFTGLSFAFAYKTGLFNIGASGQMLVGGLFATVVGHFVFLPRPLYLVVLVISALAGGSLWGALVGFLKAKFNVHEVVSSIMLNWTAYWSIYYFIPAYLKGPSLETESSSLAVTQSLRSHWLSAVFSGSEYINLGIIFAVASVFLVRWCLNRTTVGYELKAVGANRFCAEYAGINVNRSIVLSMAISGGLSGLAGLSYYAGYALNMQIGVMPAQGFDGIAVSLLGASTPVGVLFASLFFGILQSGKGFMNALTDVPPEIADTIISVIIYFTATSVLFEKLWNGLFHKLHEKKLAGLSENSNQPGAEK; the protein is encoded by the coding sequence ATGGTTATAAAAAAAATATTTTCAGCAGAAACAAAGAAAGAGGAGAGAAAGAGCGGACCGTTCCTGATTGCGCTGAGCGCGGTTTTGCTTGGACTTGCCGTGGGCGGACTTCTCATGCTTTTTATCGGGGAAAATCCGTTTGAGGCCTACGCCTATATTCTCAGGGGCGCGCTGATGAACCGCGAGAGAATCGGAAACACTTTCGCCACCGCCACTCCTCTTATGTTCACCGGACTTTCGTTTGCGTTTGCGTACAAGACCGGGCTTTTCAATATCGGAGCTTCAGGGCAGATGCTTGTGGGCGGACTTTTCGCCACGGTTGTCGGGCATTTTGTTTTTCTTCCGCGTCCGCTTTATCTTGTCGTGCTCGTCATTTCCGCGCTTGCAGGAGGCTCACTGTGGGGCGCGCTCGTCGGATTTCTCAAGGCGAAGTTCAATGTGCATGAGGTCGTTTCCTCAATCATGCTGAACTGGACGGCGTACTGGAGCATCTACTATTTTATTCCGGCGTATCTGAAAGGCCCTTCACTTGAGACTGAAAGCTCCTCCCTTGCCGTTACGCAGTCGCTCAGAAGCCACTGGCTTTCCGCAGTCTTCTCAGGTTCGGAATACATCAACCTGGGAATAATTTTTGCCGTCGCCTCGGTTTTTCTTGTGCGTTGGTGCCTGAACCGAACCACAGTAGGGTATGAACTTAAAGCTGTGGGCGCGAACAGATTCTGCGCGGAATACGCCGGAATCAACGTGAACCGGAGCATCGTGCTTTCCATGGCGATTTCCGGCGGACTTTCAGGGCTTGCAGGACTTTCGTATTATGCCGGTTACGCGCTGAATATGCAGATCGGCGTGATGCCTGCCCAGGGGTTTGACGGAATCGCGGTTTCCCTGCTTGGAGCTTCAACACCGGTCGGTGTTCTGTTCGCATCCCTTTTCTTCGGAATCCTTCAGTCGGGAAAGGGGTTCATGAACGCGCTCACCGATGTTCCGCCCGAAATCGCGGACACGATTATTTCCGTAATCATCTATTTTACCGCGACGAGCGTGCTTTTTGAGAAACTGTGGAACGGACTTTTCCATAAGCTTCACGAAAAGAAGCTTGCGGGACTTTCTGAAAATTCAAATCAACCGGGAGCTGAAAAATGA
- a CDS encoding ATP-binding protein — MENAIRRKILDFLAKWRSSENHLPLIIRGARQIGKTYSVRQFGKNYKSFVEINFVDSPEYKDIFLRGYSTDEVIKRISFHNPKFKFIPKETLIFFDELQEYPDCSTSLKFFAEDGRFDVICSGSMMGLNYRQISSNSVGYKLDYQMYSLDFEEYLWAKGYGESFTEELYSHLKNLEPFSKEELNLLNDYFLEYAVIGGMPAVVKRFLIDGNYSNILPLQSQLVRDYEEDITKYADGLDKTKIKNIYRNIPVFLAQENKKFQITKVAKNARSRYYVGCAEWLRDAGVVNLCFCLNNVCLPLKGNYDEAKYKIYYHDTGLLMANLDEESSEDLRKNKNLGIFKGAIYENLVGQMLKTAGFDLYYYKKENAQLEMDFFVRTTESLVPVEVKAKDGATVSLNNLIKYPSYKDVRFGIKFCNKNIGFNGRFYTIPYFCAFLLKRFLREDFVVATNREKPDGLKKDEV, encoded by the coding sequence ATGGAAAATGCAATCAGGCGGAAGATACTGGATTTTCTGGCAAAATGGAGAAGCTCGGAAAATCATTTGCCTTTGATTATCCGCGGGGCAAGGCAGATTGGCAAGACTTACTCAGTCCGGCAGTTTGGAAAAAACTATAAATCTTTTGTGGAAATCAATTTTGTTGACAGCCCTGAATACAAAGATATTTTTTTGCGGGGCTATTCGACTGATGAGGTTATAAAACGCATTTCTTTTCATAATCCAAAGTTTAAGTTTATCCCTAAAGAAACCCTTATTTTTTTTGACGAGCTGCAGGAGTATCCAGACTGCTCCACGAGCCTTAAATTTTTTGCCGAGGACGGACGCTTTGATGTTATTTGCTCAGGCTCAATGATGGGACTTAATTACAGGCAGATTTCTTCAAACAGTGTGGGCTATAAACTTGACTACCAAATGTACTCGCTTGATTTTGAGGAATATCTTTGGGCAAAAGGCTATGGCGAAAGTTTTACAGAAGAGCTGTATTCCCACTTAAAGAATCTTGAGCCTTTTTCTAAAGAAGAATTGAATCTTCTGAATGACTATTTTTTGGAATATGCTGTTATCGGCGGAATGCCGGCCGTTGTAAAACGTTTTTTGATTGATGGAAACTACTCAAATATACTTCCTCTTCAAAGTCAGCTTGTGCGTGATTACGAGGAGGACATCACGAAATATGCAGACGGACTTGATAAGACGAAAATCAAAAATATTTACAGAAATATTCCGGTGTTTCTAGCGCAGGAAAACAAAAAGTTCCAGATTACAAAAGTGGCAAAAAACGCAAGGTCGCGGTATTATGTCGGCTGTGCAGAATGGTTAAGAGATGCCGGTGTTGTGAACCTTTGCTTCTGCCTTAACAATGTATGCCTGCCTTTAAAAGGAAACTACGATGAGGCAAAATATAAGATTTATTATCATGATACAGGACTTTTAATGGCGAATCTTGATGAGGAGTCTTCTGAGGACTTACGGAAAAACAAGAATTTGGGGATTTTTAAAGGTGCAATTTATGAAAATCTAGTTGGGCAGATGCTAAAAACGGCAGGTTTTGACTTATATTATTATAAAAAAGAAAATGCCCAGCTTGAGATGGACTTTTTTGTGCGCACAACGGAATCTTTGGTTCCTGTTGAAGTAAAGGCAAAAGACGGAGCGACAGTATCGCTTAACAATCTTATAAAATATCCGTCATACAAAGATGTGCGCTTTGGAATAAAGTTTTGCAATAAAAACATAGGATTTAACGGGCGTTTTTACACAATTCCGTATTTCTGCGCTTTTTTGCTAAAGCGATTCCTGCGTGAAGATTTTGTGGTTGCAACAAACAGGGAAAAGCCAGACGGCTTGAAGAAAGATGAGGTTTAA
- a CDS encoding ABC transporter ATP-binding protein: MGADNYVIEMLNIRKEFPGIVANEDITLRVRDGEVHAILGENGAGKSTLMSILFGLYHADRGTVKIRGKEVSIKNPNDAARLGIGMVHQHFQLVGNFTVTENIILGMEGGFVLHRKEASARIKALSGKYGLNIDPDMKIEDISVGMQQRVEILKMLYCDAGILIFDEPTAVLTPQEIDDLMRIIRNLVKEGKSVVIITHKLNEIKAVADRCTIIRCGKLIDVVDVASTDTALMAAKMVGRPVNFKVEKSAPKTGRPVLEVRNLCVMNAKKVLGVKNFSLTVHAGEIVGLAGVDGNGQTELVEAVCGLLPAESGSVIIDGTDATDLTVRRRNELGLGHIPEDRIKRGLIASMRIAGNMVMKSYYKRPFSRNGILNFPEINSYSEAVVRKFDVRSGEGINSPAGKLSGGNQQKLIVGREISMNPKLLIAVQPTRGLDVGAIEYIHKQIVAHRDKGNAVLLVSLELDEIFNLSDRIAVISGGELMDIVDTASTDEHSVGLMMAGVRKDKWL, from the coding sequence ATGGGCGCAGACAACTACGTGATTGAGATGCTCAATATCAGGAAGGAGTTTCCGGGTATTGTTGCGAACGAAGATATTACGCTTAGGGTGCGGGACGGAGAGGTCCATGCGATTCTGGGCGAGAACGGGGCGGGAAAATCCACGCTGATGAGCATCCTCTTCGGGCTTTATCATGCGGACAGGGGAACGGTGAAAATCCGCGGAAAGGAAGTTTCAATAAAGAATCCGAATGACGCGGCCCGGCTTGGAATCGGAATGGTCCACCAGCACTTTCAGCTTGTGGGCAATTTTACGGTTACGGAGAACATCATTCTCGGAATGGAAGGCGGATTTGTCCTGCACAGAAAGGAGGCATCCGCGAGAATCAAGGCGCTGAGCGGGAAGTACGGACTGAACATTGATCCCGACATGAAGATTGAGGACATTTCCGTGGGAATGCAGCAGCGTGTCGAGATTCTGAAAATGCTTTACTGCGACGCCGGCATCCTGATTTTTGACGAGCCGACAGCGGTTCTGACTCCGCAGGAAATTGACGACCTCATGCGGATTATCAGGAATCTTGTGAAGGAAGGAAAATCCGTCGTGATAATCACGCACAAGCTGAACGAGATAAAGGCCGTGGCCGACCGTTGCACGATTATCCGCTGCGGAAAGCTGATTGACGTTGTGGATGTGGCTTCGACTGATACCGCGCTTATGGCCGCAAAAATGGTAGGCCGTCCTGTGAATTTCAAGGTTGAGAAGAGCGCGCCCAAAACCGGCCGTCCTGTCCTTGAGGTGAGGAATCTCTGCGTGATGAATGCGAAGAAAGTTCTGGGCGTGAAGAATTTCAGCCTTACGGTTCATGCCGGCGAGATTGTGGGGCTTGCGGGCGTTGACGGAAACGGGCAGACTGAGCTTGTCGAGGCGGTCTGCGGACTTCTTCCTGCGGAAAGCGGCTCTGTCATTATTGACGGAACTGACGCGACGGATCTGACCGTGCGCAGAAGAAATGAGCTTGGACTTGGCCATATTCCAGAGGACAGAATCAAGCGCGGACTTATCGCCTCAATGCGGATTGCCGGGAACATGGTGATGAAGTCGTATTACAAGAGACCTTTCAGCAGAAACGGAATCCTGAATTTCCCGGAAATCAACTCATATTCAGAAGCTGTCGTGCGGAAATTCGACGTGCGGTCCGGCGAGGGAATAAATTCTCCTGCGGGGAAGCTTTCAGGCGGAAACCAGCAGAAGCTGATTGTCGGCCGCGAGATTTCCATGAATCCGAAGCTTCTGATTGCAGTTCAGCCTACGCGCGGTCTTGACGTGGGCGCGATTGAATATATCCACAAACAGATTGTGGCGCACCGGGACAAGGGAAACGCCGTGCTTCTTGTGTCGCTTGAGCTTGACGAGATTTTCAACCTTTCGGACAGAATCGCCGTCATTTCCGGCGGAGAGCTGATGGACATTGTGGACACGGCTTCGACCGACGAGCATTCCGTGGGACTTATGATGGCCGGCGTGAGGAAAGACAAATGGTTATAA
- a CDS encoding ATP-binding protein: MTEIQRDLKSILKSRIGKGKIIILIGPRQVGKTTLFKSMISEAGFLDTAQYWNCDESDVRSMLTKESSAHFRPLIGKSKFIVIDEAQRVKNIGLILKILYENFQDVQFAVTGSSSLDLSNTLNEPLTGRKFEYNLFPFSTNELVHNSSMIDEIRQLETRLVYGFYPDVVNNPGDEKEILSNIVSSYLYKDVFEFQDIRKPAIIEKLVQALALQVGSEVSFNEIGRLLGIDTLTVQRYIDLLEKAFVIFHLHSYSRNVRNELKKSIKIYFYDNGVRNAVINNFFPCSLRADIGGLWENFLISERIKNNAFHNRKEKYYFWRTTQKQEIDFIEEKDGVFSAFEFKYSSKKSGAKCPLTFSNNYPEIPFSVITKENYIEFITEN; encoded by the coding sequence ATGACTGAAATTCAACGCGATTTAAAGAGCATTCTTAAATCAAGAATCGGAAAAGGGAAAATTATAATATTAATTGGACCGCGCCAAGTAGGAAAGACAACTCTTTTTAAGTCAATGATTTCAGAAGCAGGCTTTTTAGACACGGCGCAATATTGGAACTGCGATGAAAGCGATGTGCGCTCCATGCTTACTAAAGAATCTTCTGCGCACTTTAGACCGCTTATCGGAAAGTCAAAATTCATTGTAATTGACGAGGCGCAACGTGTAAAAAATATCGGGCTTATTTTGAAAATCCTCTACGAAAATTTCCAAGATGTGCAGTTCGCGGTAACAGGCTCTTCGTCCCTAGATCTTTCCAATACATTGAATGAGCCTCTGACCGGGCGAAAATTTGAGTACAATCTTTTTCCGTTTTCCACGAACGAGCTTGTCCATAATTCATCCATGATTGATGAAATCAGGCAACTGGAAACCCGCTTAGTCTACGGATTTTATCCAGATGTTGTTAACAATCCCGGTGATGAAAAGGAGATTCTCTCAAACATTGTCTCAAGCTATCTTTATAAAGATGTATTTGAATTTCAGGATATACGAAAACCCGCTATTATAGAAAAACTTGTTCAGGCACTAGCCTTGCAGGTAGGAAGCGAGGTTTCATTCAACGAGATAGGCAGGTTGCTTGGAATTGATACCCTGACTGTACAAAGATATATTGATCTGCTGGAAAAGGCATTTGTCATCTTTCATCTTCATTCTTACAGCCGGAATGTGCGAAATGAACTGAAGAAAAGCATAAAGATTTATTTTTACGACAACGGAGTAAGGAACGCTGTCATCAATAATTTTTTTCCGTGCAGCCTGCGCGCAGACATCGGCGGACTTTGGGAAAATTTTCTAATAAGCGAACGCATCAAGAATAATGCATTTCACAACAGAAAGGAAAAGTACTATTTCTGGCGCACAACCCAAAAACAGGAAATTGATTTTATAGAAGAAAAGGACGGAGTTTTTTCCGCCTTTGAATTCAAATACAGTTCAAAAAAATCCGGCGCAAAGTGTCCGCTTACATTCTCCAACAATTATCCTGAGATTCCATTTTCAGTAATTACCAAGGAAAACTACATCGAATTTATTACAGAAAATTAG
- a CDS encoding zeta toxin family protein, protein MYLINELNCTDEEFKDKFRIVWNQIKLMNPFLKAEESPEGFVLGGQPGAGKTTLTNMLSARLNKNIISISGDDFRPYHPHFEEIQSLYKEESPKYTSKFSGRMTEELIDKAVSEKYNIVVEGTFRTSATPVSTLKKMKQAGYRTGIAIQICDKETSWKSCQERYEKMKETNPLLARAVDKAHHNLVIRQLPETIKSVYESGFADSLEIYERFPKDGTFAVRKIFSSEDGKPLDVKMIEDVLEGRADYNKMP, encoded by the coding sequence ATGTATCTTATCAATGAACTGAACTGCACAGATGAAGAATTCAAGGACAAATTCAGGATTGTCTGGAATCAGATAAAATTGATGAATCCGTTTCTTAAGGCAGAGGAATCTCCAGAGGGCTTCGTTCTCGGCGGCCAGCCAGGAGCAGGAAAAACAACGCTCACAAATATGCTTTCCGCAAGATTGAACAAGAACATAATTTCCATCTCCGGCGATGACTTCCGCCCATATCATCCTCATTTTGAGGAAATCCAGAGCCTTTACAAAGAGGAGTCGCCGAAATACACATCGAAATTTTCAGGACGCATGACAGAGGAGCTTATAGACAAGGCGGTTTCTGAAAAATACAACATTGTTGTCGAGGGAACATTCCGCACTTCTGCGACACCTGTCTCGACACTGAAAAAGATGAAACAGGCCGGATACAGGACTGGAATCGCGATTCAAATATGCGACAAGGAGACCAGCTGGAAGTCGTGTCAGGAACGCTATGAAAAAATGAAGGAGACAAATCCGCTTTTGGCAAGGGCGGTTGACAAGGCCCATCACAACCTTGTGATAAGACAGCTTCCAGAAACGATAAAGTCAGTCTATGAATCAGGCTTTGCCGACAGCCTTGAAATTTATGAACGTTTCCCGAAAGATGGCACATTTGCTGTAAGAAAAATATTCTCTTCCGAAGACGGAAAGCCCCTTGATGTCAAAATGATTGAGGATGTCCTTGAAGGAAGAGCCGACTATAATAAAATGCCATAA